The Candidatus Effluviviaceae Genus V sp. genome has a window encoding:
- a CDS encoding P-loop NTPase — MVEERNSCEDCSAESCGAKTRNDGESEQDFKDRQALARRLCMIDHKILVLSGKGGVGKSTVASGLAVALGERGRRVGLLDVDIHGPSVPRLLGLNDTQVTGSQDSINPAVTGSGVRVMSVGFLLTGPDDAVIWRGPLKYSLIKQFLKDVEWGRLDYLIVDSPPGTGDEPLAVAQLVDDADGSVIVTTPQMLSVSDVRRSIAFSRKVKLPVLGVVENMSGFACPHCGKESDIFGSGGGRTMAEDVGAPFLGSVPIDPAMVSAGDDGGLESYLTGETAGAASFAALVDRLVELVEVGEK; from the coding sequence ATGGTCGAAGAGAGAAACTCGTGCGAGGATTGCTCGGCGGAGTCCTGCGGAGCGAAGACGCGAAACGACGGCGAGAGTGAACAGGACTTCAAGGACCGTCAGGCGCTCGCAAGACGGCTCTGCATGATCGACCACAAGATCCTCGTGCTGTCCGGGAAGGGCGGCGTCGGAAAGAGCACGGTGGCCTCCGGACTCGCCGTCGCGCTCGGGGAGCGGGGGCGGCGCGTCGGCCTCCTGGACGTCGACATCCACGGTCCGAGCGTGCCCCGGCTCCTGGGACTCAACGATACTCAGGTGACGGGATCACAGGATTCGATCAACCCGGCCGTGACCGGCTCCGGGGTCCGCGTCATGTCGGTCGGATTCCTGCTCACGGGGCCGGACGACGCGGTCATCTGGCGGGGCCCCCTGAAGTACAGTTTGATCAAGCAGTTCCTCAAGGACGTCGAGTGGGGACGTCTCGACTACCTGATCGTCGACTCTCCGCCCGGAACGGGCGACGAGCCGCTCGCCGTCGCACAGCTTGTGGATGACGCGGATGGGTCCGTCATCGTCACAACGCCGCAGATGTTGTCGGTCAGCGATGTCCGCCGTTCGATCGCCTTCTCGCGGAAGGTCAAGCTGCCTGTTCTCGGGGTCGTTGAGAACATGAGCGGGTTCGCCTGTCCGCACTGCGGCAAGGAGAGCGACATCTTCGGATCCGGCGGCGGCAGGACGATGGCCGAGGATGTCGGGGCGCCGTTTCTGGGATCGGTCCCGATCGACCCGGCGATGGTGTCCGCGGGCGATGACGGCGGGCTGGAGTCGTACCTCACCGGCGAGACGGCGGGAGCAGCGTCGTTCGCCGCGCTCGTCGACCGTCTGGTGGAGCTCGTCGAA